From Drosophila suzukii chromosome 2R, CBGP_Dsuzu_IsoJpt1.0, whole genome shotgun sequence, a single genomic window includes:
- the Mlh1 gene encoding DNA mismatch repair protein Mlh1 — MEPGVIRKLDEVVVNRIAAGEIIQRPANALKELLENSLDAKSSHIQVQVKAGGLKLLQIQDNGTGIRREDLAIVCERFTTSKLSRFEDLAQIATFGFRGEALASISHVAHLCIQTKTAKEKCGFKATYSDGKLLGQPKPCAGNQGTIISIEDLFYNMPQRRQGLRSLAEEFQRLSDVLARYAVHNPHVGFTLRKQGDAHPALRTPVASSRSENIRIIYGAAISKELLEFSYRDDVFKFEADCLITQVNYSAKKSQMLLFINQRLVESTALKAAVDSVYATYLPRGHHPFVYMSLTLPPQNLDVNVHPTKHEVHFLYQDEIIEKIKQQVEARLLGSNSTRTFYKQLRLPGAPDLDETQAADKTQRIYPKEMVRTDSSEQKLDKFLAPLIKMESGVSLSSSQEAPPLPEESFRVTSAKKSREVRLSSVLDMRVRVERQCSVQVRSILKNIVYVGCVDEFRSLFQHETRLYICNTRSFSEELFYQRLIYEFQNLSEITINPPLPLKELLMLSLDSEAAGWTPEDGDKAELAASAAEVLLKKAPIMREYFGLRISEEGNVESLPSLVAQHRPNVAHLPVYLLRLATDVDWEHEARCFETFCRETARFYSKLDWREESAGAHSRWTTEHVLFPAFRKYLLPPPRLKEKIFELTNLPTLYKVFERC, encoded by the exons ATGGAGCCGGGCGTCATCCGGAAGTTGGACGAGGTGGTGGTCAACCGAATAGCCGCAGGCGAGATCATCCAGAGGCCCGCGAACGCCCTGAAAGAGCTGCTCGAGAACAGTTTGGACGCCAAGTCGAGTCACATCCAAGTGCAGGTTAAGGCCGGCGGTCTGAAGCTCCTCCAGATCCAGGACAATGGCACTGGGATACGGCGCGAGGATCTGGCCATCGTCTGCGAACGCTTCACCACCTCCAAGCTGTCCCGCTTCGAGGACTTGGCCCAAATAGCCACGTTCGGGTTCAGGGGAGAGGCCCTGGCCAGCATCAGTCATGTGGCGCATTTGTGCATCCAGACCAAGACGGCGAAAGAGAAGTGCGGCTTCAAGGCCACCTATTCGGATGGCAAGCTCCTGGGACAGCCAAAACCGTGTGCCGGAAACCAGGGGACCATTATCTCCATCGAGGATTTGTTCTACAACATGCCGCAAAGGAGACAGGGGCTCCGTTCGCTTGCGGAGGAGTTTCAACGACTGTCCGATGTTTTGGCCAGGTACGCTGTCCACAATCCCCATGTGGGCTTCACTCTTCGCAAGCAGGGCGATGCACACCCCGCCCTGCGCACTCCAGTGGCCAGTTCCCGGTCCGAAAACATTCGAATTATCTACGGGGCAGCCATTTCCAAGGAGCTACTGGAATTTAGCTACCGGGATGATGTTTTCAAGTTCGAAGCTGACTGCCTGATCACCCAGGTCAACTATTCCGCCAAGAAGAGCCAGATGCTCCTGTTCATTAACCAGCGACTGGTGGAGTCAACAG CTCTCAAGGCCGCCGTGGACTCGGTGTATGCCACCTACCTGCCTCGAGGCCACCATCCCTTCGTCTACATGAGCCTCACGCTGCCGCCCCAAAATCTGGATGTGAATGTTCATCCCACCAAGCACGAGGTGCACTTCCTGTACCAGGATGAAATTATAGAAAAAATCAAGCAGCAGGTAGAGGCCCGACTCCTGGGCAGCAATTCCACGAGGACCTTCTACAAACAGCTTCGACTGCCAGGAGCTCCAGACCTGGATGAAACGCAGGCAGCGGATAAAACACAGCGCATCTATCCCAAGGAAATGGTGCGCACCGATTCCAGTGAACAAAAGCTGGATAAGTTTCTGGCGCCTTTGATCAAAATGGAGTCAGGTGTGTCGCTCAGTTCCTCCCAGGAGGCTCCTCCGCTGCCAGAGGAGAGTTTTCGAGTCACTTCGGCGAAGAAATCCCGAGAAGTGCGCCTTAGCAGCGTGCTGGATATGAGAGTCCGGGTGGAGCGGCAGTGCAGTGTTCAGGTCAGAAGCATCCTCAAGAACATTGTCTATGTGGGTTGCGTAGACGAATTCCGCTCACTATTCCAGCATGAAACGCGCCTTTATATCTGCAACACCCGCTCCTTCAGTGAGGAACTCTTCTACCAGCGGCTGATTTACGAGTTCCAAAATTTGTCTGAGATTACTATAAATCCGCCGCTGCCACTGAAGGAGCTCCTAATGCTTTCGCTGGACAGCGAGGCCGCTGGCTGGACGCCCGAGGACGGCGATAAGGCTGAACTGGCTGCAAGTGCTGCTGAGGTACTGCTTAAAAAGGCTCCTATTATGCGGGAGTATTTCGGGCTGCGCATATCGGAGGAGGGCAACGTGGAATCTCTCCCCAGTTTGGTAGCCCAGCATCGTCCCAATGTGGCCCACTTACCAGTTTACCTTCTGCGCTTGGCCACCGATGTGGATTGGGAGCACGAGGCTCGTTGTTTCGAGACATTCTGCAGGGAAACAGCTCGATTTTATTCCAAATTGGATTGGCGGGAAGAATCGGCTGGAGCACATTCCAGATGGACCACGGAACATGTCCTATTTCCAGCCTTTAGAAAGTATCTCCTGCCACCGCCTCGTCTCAAGGAAAAAATCTTCGAGCTTACCAACCTGCCCACGCTTTACAAAGTGTTCGAGAGGTGCtag
- the LOC108019892 gene encoding succinate dehydrogenase assembly factor 2-A, mitochondrial: protein MLRQLRMTLDISSWIFLPWTRCASNVRNPPPPLTSTFDDVIVDYEDPDYLPLPEYPVRPNEPLDIRKQRLLYQSRKRGMLENDLLISTFAAKHLQKFSAEQTALYDQLINGVSNDWDIYYWATDVKPVPKEYDTEIMMLLKEHVKNAERVSRLRQPDLNT from the exons ATGCTGCGCCAACTAAGG ATGACGTTGGATATTTCGAGCTGGATTTTTTTGCCGTGGACACGCTGTGCCTCAAATGTGCGGAATCCTCCTCCGCCACTCACCAGCACCTTTGACGATGTGATTGTCGACTACGAGGACCCGGATTATCTGCCGTTGCCGGAATATCCTGTGCGTCCCAACGAGCCGTTGGATATTCGAAAGCAGCG TCTTTTGTATCAATCCCGTAAGCGCGGAATGCTGGAAAACGATCTTCTTATCAGCACATTTGCGGCCAAGCACCTTCAGAAATTCAGCGCCGAGCAGACGGCCTTATACGATCAGTTAATCAACGGGGTCAGCAATGACTGGGATATCTATTACTGGGCCACCGACGTGAAGCCCGTTCCCAAGGAATACGACACGGAGATTATGATGCTCTTAAAGGAGCACGTCAAGAATGCCGAGCGGGTCTCACGTCTCCGCCAGCCGGATTTGAATACTTAG